Below is a genomic region from Methanobacterium sp..
AAAAAACATGAAGAAAAACCTAAAGTAACCTTGAAAAATATTATGAATCAATATGCTGAAACTAAACGGCTTAAGGAATCTTTGATTAGATGGGAACCTCGAAAATTAGTTGTTAATGCTGATTTTCCGGAATCGGGCAAACCTGAAGATTATGATAAAGATAGTCCTGAAAGAGCCACTGTTGAGTTTTTGGATTATTGGATGAGAGAAAATTTTGGATTGATGGTTAATAAAGTCCCATTTATTTATTTGGATGGTAAAACCCATGGAAAACTAGCAGGTGAGTTCAGAAAAGCCTTTGATGGCCAAAAATTGATTAATTATAAAATTTTAGATGTTATTGATGAAGCTGCAGCTATATCTGAAGTGAATTTGGAATTAGAAATCCAAACTACTGATGGTATCCTATCCGATAAAACTACTTTTAGACTTTGCTTTGAAGAAAAAAATGGGAAAATAATGATTCGGGGTGAAGATGGGGGATCTTGGAAAATAGTTTTTGGATATCAAAAATTTTTCAATTGAATACCTAATTGAAGGTAATTTTGTAGTGATTTATTGTAACTTCAATCTTTTTTATTAACAATTATTATAATCATAGGGGGTTTTTCATGGAATCATGGGAATGTTGTGGGTATTGGTGGAGGCCAGATAATGTTGATGAAGTATTTTTAGGAAATTTAAAATATGTCCCGGGTGAAGGAGCTATTTTAACATTATCTGATTTTTCTGATAGAGTAGATATCTTTAAATCTGTATTCGACACGTCAACTTATTATGATATAATATTGGGGGTTTTATCAGACGGGAAAAAAGTAACAGTATACCAAAATTATGTTGTTCATAGTACTGGCCACCATAGTTGGGCTGGAAGAGACAACGTTTACCTTTTATCACTAAAATCTAGATACGTATTTGTAGGCCATCATTTTGAGGAAAGAGACAAAATTCAATTTAAGCTGGTTTCAGTCCAGTATTCTTTTTTAGATGAATGGGTGAACAAACCTGTGCGACTTGGGCCAGATAAGGATGTTTTTGATAAGCCTGAACCTATTCCACTTACAATAAAAGGCAATTTTAAAATTTACGTTGATTTTGAAAAAGTTTCACCTTTTTTTTCATTTAGAGAGTTCACGATTAAACAAACAGCTTATATAATGATAGAATCTTTGAAATCGGGAAATTCATGGGCAGAATATGAAGAAACTATTAATTTTTTAAAGAATTTTTTTACTTTGGCTATTATGGACTCCTCATATTCGCTAAAAATTGAAGGAAAGATTAAAAAAGATAAAGTTCGTAAAAAAAGAATCCTTGGACGAATAGTTGATGAACCAGTAAGATATGCTGATATTGGTATTTATATTACCGGTACAAAATTTCCTGAACTTTCAGAGAGCTTATCTGCAGAAGACATGCTTTTTTCATATCCTCAAATTAAATCCAACGTTAACTCTCTCTTACGTAATTGGCTCGTGAATTCATCGCTATTTAAAATAATATACAATACTTATTTTGGTACCATTTTTAAGGGAGATGAAATGTTTATTGAAAATCAATTTCTTAACGTTATAACAACTCTTGAAGCTTATCATCGATCTATTACAAGTAACATTGAAATAAACGAATATTTACATAAAAAAAGAGTTGATACTATAATTGATGGAGCTCCTGAAGATTATAAAACATGGATATCACATAAACTGACTCATAGTAATGAACCTAATTTAAGAACAAGATTGTATGAAATTATGTTGCCTTATACGGAAATTTTTAAAGATAAACGGAGAATCGATAGTTTTATATATAAAATATTAAATAACCGCAATTCTCTTGTTCATCCAGAGAAGGATAGGGATATAGATTATAAACAACTTTTTAATATTTTAGTAATTCTTAAAATAGTGTTTGAATTGTATTTATTAGAACATATGGGATTTGAAACAGAAATGGTTAAAGAATTAATCAATAAAAAGAAAGAAAAAAAGATTACTGCATTCAAATATATGAAAATGGTTTAATGATATCTATTCGGATACTATTTGCAGTATTTAAAAAACTTTTTACAAGGATTTTATAAACAAATCATGCTCTTTATGTAAACTATTTTAACAATGAAAGAAATGGAGTATTCTTTTCATTGATTTACCAGGCCGTAATTCATATATTCTCGATAAATGATTTATTTCTTTTTTCAATAATAATTAATGGATTTTTCAAGATAACTCCCGCCTTATGCGCTTATTACATTTTCATGATTTAACCATTGTTAAAAAAAATAACTATCATTTTGCAATTATTCCGTCTTTGTGAGTAATTATCATTCAATTCACTTAAAAAGTTTATATACTCCAATTTAATTAAAAACTGGCATTTTTCATTATTTGGCAAATTGAATACATATGGAAATTTTACTTCCTTAAACTCTTGATATTTTCTCGGCCTGGTGACCTTTTTTTGGATTTTAGGATCTAAAACAAGCTACAAAAACAATATAAGGAAAATTGGGCATATAAATTTAAACTTTAATTGTGTAATGAGTTGTTTTTAAGTCAAAAAAACAATATATGATAACTTTTTATTTATATTATTTTAAGTATATGGTAGAAACTGTCTTAAAACTTTTAAAGATACAAAATAATTGTTAAATAAAATTTAATCTAAAATTATAAATATTAAAACGAATTATGCCTAAAAATAAGTGCGTATTGTATGTTAAAAGTGGGGTGAGGTTGATGTTGCAAATCGACTCCTTATCAAAATTAAAAGGAAATGTCATGATTCTTACAAATTCTTTTTTCCTTAATCATATTAATTTTATTCTCATAAAGACCATCGGTTAATTGCAAAATTGATTAATTCTTTTTCTCTCTGGTCAATTTCGTTTATAGTCCATTCATCATTATTCAGTAATTCACGTTCTATAAACCATTGAGATTTTTTGTAGTATTCCTTTTTTTCATCAAACCCTTTATTAGATGCTCCTAAATGAGTTGTTGATAAAGTTAAATTACCAAGTCTTCTGACATTTTTAGAATGTTCGACAGCATTAAATCGTTTTGTCCAATATTTAACCTCACCCCCACTTCCTATGATCGTTTGGGGTAGAATGTGTTCAATGCTCTCCTTTTTAATTTGGTTTTTAAGATGTTCCCATGTTAATTCAGGTTTTCCATCAACAATTTTCTTTTGACATTTGTAGAGTTCATACTCATAAAGGAAGTATTTTATACCTTTCCATTCGTAAAAATCATCATTGCTTGTTAATTTTAATTCAATTTCGTTTTCTGGGGCTTCTTGTTCTAAAATTGTGTTTATTTCAGATTTTATTTGGGAATAATTCTTTTTTCCTCTGTATATGTCACATGAAAGTTTGTATATTCTTGTTTGTAACTTTGAAGCCATGTATCCCCATATGTAATAAATCCTAAAGGCTAATATTTCACATAATTTCATTAGAGTTAAAAGTTCGTCTGGTTGTTTAATGAATGTTTCGTAGATACTGACTGCTAATACTAAAATATTTGATTGTACTTCTAATCTTCCAATTTGTGAAAAAGGAACTGACAGATCTTGCCTTGTTTTTTCATTTTCTATATTGGGGAATGCATGATAATAGTCAGGTTTTAATATGTCTCTCAATCTGGCTGACATGCTTTTTAAAGAATAAATATATTCTTGCATCTCATCGTAACACTTGCCATAAGCCTCATTTCTTTCATATGTTCTGAAATACTCTTTTAATTGTTTATGAATGTCTGCTAATTGACTGTTGATGCCTATTTTCTTCCCATCTTTCACAATGGTTTTCATATCTGAATAATAATTAATTATATAGTGCAAACGGAGAAACCTGTCTTCATCTGAATTTTTAGACATGCCTGCAATAGATAAGTTCTCTAAAATGATTTTCCAGCTTTCATTTATGTTTTTGACTAAACCTTCTGTATCTTGATCATTTGAAATTCGTCCAGCCAAATAAATTAAGTAATTCTTTACTTTTTCTAGTTCTGATAATGGTTTACCCCTATCATTCATTACTTCAAAGATAACTCCTACTTCTGCGTCATCTTCTACTTCATATAAGGTAAAAACAAGTGATTGGGAAATTTTATTTAATAAATTATTCAAAAATTTAAAATAATCTTCATCATTCAAAGGAGAGACCGATTCTTTTCTTTTAATATCTAAATAAGATTTAAATTGTTTTTTAGCAGCTTCTAAACGTTTATGGGATTCAATCTTTTTTTCCACACCATCTTTAGCTTCAATAACAGCTTCCCGAAAATAGGAATTATTGTCTTCATCAAGTTCCAGTTTATAAATAATAGGCCCATCAATACTTTTTCCTTAATATATGTTGTAAGAATACTGTCAGCAATTTCAGAAGCATTATCGTGATTAAGGTTTATCATTTCTTCTGCTATCACATTTAAAAGAATTATTAAAGACGTGAAACGTTGTTGACCGTCAACTACATCATAAATTTGGAATACTTTACCTAAACCTTCTTTTTTGCCTTTGTTTTTTATAACAATTGTGCCAGTATAATGGTTTTTATCTTTTATTAATTCAAGATCTTCTAATAGATCTGTTCGATGCCTATTTTCCCATGAATAACCCCGTTGGTAGTCCGGAACTTTAAAAACATTATGATTAAACAGTTCTTGCAGTGTTGGAAGATTTTTGATTTGTATTCCCCCATTCTATAATATTAACTCTAATATTAATTATCAATGATTAATTTATAAAAATTTAATTACTTCATGTATACTTGTATTAATTTTTATTGGAGGATAATTGGGTATTATGGTTAAATTGAATTGAAGTTTCATATTTTTGGTGTTTCTGTAACGATAATTGAAGATATTTAGTTTTATTAATGTTTGCAGACCACTATCTGATGTTATAATAAAGATAATTCAATAAATTTTCTTGATCCGTCTTTTTCATCCCCAATTAAGATTGCTTTAGGTTTTTCAGGATTCCCTTCTTTTATCTTTTCCAGACAATCTTCCCTATATTTATCTAATTGAGTAATGTTCTGTCTGTCCATAGCTTGATATCGATATACTATCCACAAAGTATCTTCATTAAGAAGTTTAATTTCTTTTAACAGAGAAGTTTGCATAGAATTTTTTCCAGGCCAATTACTTACCTTAACATTAGGTTTAGTTAAAATGAGGTCAATTTCAGCCAAGTCACCTTTTTTAGGGGAATTTATCCAATTAATATTTTTATGAGATATAGTTGAAGCGGGTTTTCTTAATTCAGATTCAGGAATTATTATTCTAAAAGCCAACATCACCCCCTTACAGATATTATCAATAGGGGCTTTCCATCTTTCTATATGGCGGTTTTGATTAGCTATCTTTTTATCAGCAATAAATTCTGAAGTTAAAGATATTTGCCAATTTCCTGATTGATGAAGACTTGCTTTAAATAACTCACCAGCTGCCCTATCTAATAAGTATATTTCATTATTTTTTGCCCATATTTTCCATTTACCTGACACTGAACCATCAGAGGCACGAACACCCACCCTAATAGAAGTTTTTTTTGACATGACACCAAATCCTATTTTATTTATTTGCTACCATCATTTTTCAAAAAGTGATTTCCGTTTTTTATTAAAGTCTGCAAAAAATGATCATTACATATAGCCCTCATGTTTTAAAAATGAACATTTATGATATTTTTTTTGATATTAACTTATTTGAATGTTGAGATATTCGTAATTATGTATAATTCGTTAAACTCCTATATTACGAAGTAATGATAAAAACACTTCATATCCAACCGAAGCCCCAATTTTAAATTAGATATACCTTGCTTTGATGGCTATTTAATTGTCATTTTATAGTTGTTTATTATTTTTGAGAATAGTTTGAACTTTAATAGCATAAAAAAATATATTCCAAAAAAATACTCTACATATCTACTGATTCTTCTGTCTGTTTAAGGTTAAAAACCAATTATAGTAATACTATTTGGCAAAAGGTTTAAATACTCGGTAATAAAATCAGTATATATTGATTTTACTTAAAGGAGAAGTTATGTCAAATCATGAATTAAACAATCAACAAGACCCTAAAGGACATGGACACACACATGGTGCTGTAGATCCATCGATCATTACAACTGAACGAGGTATTTGGGCTGTTAAGTGGTCATTTATCGGATTATTACCCACAGCACTAATCCAACTATTCATTGTACTATTTACCGGCAGTGTAGCACTATTTGCTGACAGCATACATAATTTTGGAGATGCTGCAACTGCCATACCATTATGGGTAGCATTCATTCTGGCACGAAGAGCATCCAACAAACGCTTTTCCTATGGCTACGGGAGAGTAGAAGATCTGGCAGGAGTTCTAATAGTTGTAATAATATTATTGAGTGCCATACTGGCAGGATATGAATCTATTAACCGGTTTTTCCATCCACAAATCATTGATTATTTGTGGGCAGTTATGCTGGCAGCCATAGTGGGTTTTGTTGGAAATGAAATTGTTGCACAGTTTAGAATTAAAATAGGCAAAGAAATAGGAAGTGCAGCTTTAATTGCAGATGGTAATCATGCACGAGTAGATGGTTTCACCAGTCTAGCAGTTCTATTCGGAGCCATTGGGGTATGGTTAGGCTTCCCATTAGCTGATCCGATAATTGGACTCATCATTACAATAGTAATTTTTAAGGTCGTATGGGATTCTGTTAAATCTGTCTTCACCAGACTACTTGATGGAGTCGATCCAGAAGTAATTGATGAAATAGAACATACCATAAGCCATATTGAAAGTGTGCAAGATATTGGAGAAGTTAGGGTGAGATGGTTAGGGCACAGGCTACATGCAGAAGTAAATATTGCAGTAGATCCAAAATTAACAGTTGAAGAAGGGCATGAAATAGCAAAAGAAGTCAGACATCAACTCCTACATCATTTACAATATCTATCCAATGCCACAATCCACATAGATCCAGTGACCGCTTCAGGGGAAAAATATCATAGCATTTCAAACCACGAACATGGAGATCTCCCCTCACACTCCCACAAATAAAAAGAAAAAAAATGAAAGGTTAATATCAACCTTTCTAAAGTTTTTTTTAGGATGCGTTGTTACAGTTCATTCCTTGGCAGTTTCCGCAGTTACCACTTCCAGCATTTCCGTTTTTCTGACCACACATGTATTTGTGTTCTCCATCACAGTTTCCGCAGTTACCACTTCCAGCATTTCCGTTATCCTGACCATACTGGTATTGTCCGTTCTCATCCGTTGTGTTATTTGATGTGTCGTTCAATGCGAATACAGGTACAATACTAATCATCATGACCATGGCACAGATAAGTGCTGCTTTTTTTGTTTTGTTCACTCTACTTCACCTCCATTTAATTGATGTGTGTAAACTACACTATGGTCATTAATTAATAAATGAATATTCCAAGTTAATGCCCAGATCAGACCCAAATTCCTCCCAACAGTTATGATTTACCACTAAATGCAATACGAACAGTTCGTATCTTAATAAAAGTATAGAGAATTAGGATCTAGAGAATCTGAGTTAAGTCTTGGAGTAGCTACTTTTAAGTATAAAGTGAATAATTTAAAAGGAATATAAAATTAGGAGAGTTAAGTCGTACATGAATTAATTTAACGACAATACAGCAAAAGTAACTATCCTTTGTCGTCCAATTACCGTCATTTTTTCACTATAAATCCTACTCATATTTCGTTAAACACTGAAGATAAATAGGAAATAATCATTAAATATATCCATCTGCTAATTTTAAGGAAATAGGTCATGACACTCGTGGAAAAAGACAACATTAAAAAAGTTGAACCTGAATTTGGTAAAAAACTTTACTCGGTTTCAGAATCTTACTGGATTTTTTATAAAGGAATCCGAACTATGAGGTACATGCTTCAGGCTAAAAAGAGCAAGGATATGAGCCAAAAATTTATTGAAAGGATCATGCTTGCGGTGACTGAAGTAAATGGATGTGCAATATGTTCCTACGCCCATACAAAAGGGGCTCTGGAAAGTGGAATGAGCACTGAAGAAATCCAGAAAATGCTTTCTGGAATCATGGACGATGTTCCTGCTGGTGAAATTCCAGCAGTTATGTTTGTACAACACTATGCCGATATGCGAGGAAACCCTACCCTGGAATCATGGCAACGTATTGTGGAAATCTATGGGATATCCACAGCAATAGGCATCCTGG
It encodes:
- a CDS encoding HEPN domain-containing protein, which translates into the protein MESWECCGYWWRPDNVDEVFLGNLKYVPGEGAILTLSDFSDRVDIFKSVFDTSTYYDIILGVLSDGKKVTVYQNYVVHSTGHHSWAGRDNVYLLSLKSRYVFVGHHFEERDKIQFKLVSVQYSFLDEWVNKPVRLGPDKDVFDKPEPIPLTIKGNFKIYVDFEKVSPFFSFREFTIKQTAYIMIESLKSGNSWAEYEETINFLKNFFTLAIMDSSYSLKIEGKIKKDKVRKKRILGRIVDEPVRYADIGIYITGTKFPELSESLSAEDMLFSYPQIKSNVNSLLRNWLVNSSLFKIIYNTYFGTIFKGDEMFIENQFLNVITTLEAYHRSITSNIEINEYLHKKRVDTIIDGAPEDYKTWISHKLTHSNEPNLRTRLYEIMLPYTEIFKDKRRIDSFIYKILNNRNSLVHPEKDRDIDYKQLFNILVILKIVFELYLLEHMGFETEMVKELINKKKEKKITAFKYMKMV
- a CDS encoding HNH endonuclease family protein, giving the protein MIYKLELDEDNNSYFREAVIEAKDGVEKKIESHKRLEAAKKQFKSYLDIKRKESVSPLNDEDYFKFLNNLLNKISQSLVFTLYEVEDDAEVGVIFEVMNDRGKPLSELEKVKNYLIYLAGRISNDQDTEGLVKNINESWKIILENLSIAGMSKNSDEDRFLRLHYIINYYSDMKTIVKDGKKIGINSQLADIHKQLKEYFRTYERNEAYGKCYDEMQEYIYSLKSMSARLRDILKPDYYHAFPNIENEKTRQDLSVPFSQIGRLEVQSNILVLAVSIYETFIKQPDELLTLMKLCEILAFRIYYIWGYMASKLQTRIYKLSCDIYRGKKNYSQIKSEINTILEQEAPENEIELKLTSNDDFYEWKGIKYFLYEYELYKCQKKIVDGKPELTWEHLKNQIKKESIEHILPQTIIGSGGEVKYWTKRFNAVEHSKNVRRLGNLTLSTTHLGASNKGFDEKKEYYKKSQWFIERELLNNDEWTINEIDQREKELINFAINRWSL
- a CDS encoding DUF262 domain-containing protein, with protein sequence MQIKNLPTLQELFNHNVFKVPDYQRGYSWENRHRTDLLEDLELIKDKNHYTGTIVIKNKGKKEGLGKVFQIYDVVDGQQRFTSLIILLNVIAEEMINLNHDNASEIADSILTTYIKEKVLMGLLFINWNLMKTIIPIFGKLLLKLKMVWKKRLNPINV
- a CDS encoding cation diffusion facilitator family transporter, with protein sequence MSNHELNNQQDPKGHGHTHGAVDPSIITTERGIWAVKWSFIGLLPTALIQLFIVLFTGSVALFADSIHNFGDAATAIPLWVAFILARRASNKRFSYGYGRVEDLAGVLIVVIILLSAILAGYESINRFFHPQIIDYLWAVMLAAIVGFVGNEIVAQFRIKIGKEIGSAALIADGNHARVDGFTSLAVLFGAIGVWLGFPLADPIIGLIITIVIFKVVWDSVKSVFTRLLDGVDPEVIDEIEHTISHIESVQDIGEVRVRWLGHRLHAEVNIAVDPKLTVEEGHEIAKEVRHQLLHHLQYLSNATIHIDPVTASGEKYHSISNHEHGDLPSHSHK
- a CDS encoding carboxymuconolactone decarboxylase family protein — translated: MTLVEKDNIKKVEPEFGKKLYSVSESYWIFYKGIRTMRYMLQAKKSKDMSQKFIERIMLAVTEVNGCAICSYAHTKGALESGMSTEEIQKMLSGIMDDVPAGEIPAVMFVQHYADMRGNPTLESWQRIVEIYGISTAIGILGATCMIMIGNIYGIPWSSFFNRLRGRPDPRSSIFYELNMMLGTILTPIAFIHALISNLFRKPIINF